The following coding sequences lie in one Arachis hypogaea cultivar Tifrunner chromosome 4, arahy.Tifrunner.gnm2.J5K5, whole genome shotgun sequence genomic window:
- the LOC112797097 gene encoding putative pentatricopeptide repeat-containing protein At3g25970, translating into MKRLHSLIHTSSISFLAAQAAHSQAIKLGTISCLYTTNNIISAYTKCRKLDLAHQLFDEMSHRDIVSWNTLISGYVNSGDLEASWGVFTSMRRCGLAFDGHTFGSMLKGVACDRELELGRQLHSIVIKMGFSGNLFSGSALLDMYAKCGSINDAHVVFQWMPERNHVSWNALIAGYSQVGDHGMSFWVLRCMELEGVGIDDGTISPFLTLLDGFEFYSLAMQLHGKIVKHGLESFNAVCNAIITAYAECGSLLDAKRVFDAATVCRDLVTWNSMIAAYMKHQKEDLAFKVFIDMQNFGFVPDVYTYTEIVSACSAQNIKSHGKCLHGLVIKRGFEKSVPVSNALITMYIRINSRCMEDATKIFFSMDLKDCCTWNSILEGYSQVGSNEDVLRLFVQMRFLAIQIDDYTFSAVIRSCSDLATLQLGQQVHVLAVKVGFDTNKYVASSLIFMYSKCGVIEDARKSFDATSKDNAIVWNSIIFGHAQHGQGSVALDLFYLMRERKVKPDHITFVAVLTACSHSALVEEGRSFIKSMEFDFGIPPRMEHYACAVDLYGRARHLEKAKSLVESMPFEPDAMVLKTLLGACRICGDIELAIGVAKILLELEPEDHCTYVLLSDMYGRLKMWDEKASVTRLMRERGVKKVPGWSWIEVKNKVHAFNAEDHSHPQCDEIYLLLHQLKEETKLFNYLDNQTVLVPSCLISQIL; encoded by the coding sequence ATGAAGAGGTTGCACTCTCTCATTCATACCTCATCTATCAGTTTTCTTGCAGCACAAGCAGCCCATTCCCAAGCAATCAAGCTAGGAACCATATCTTGTCTCTACACTACCAATAACATCATAAGTGCTTATACAAAATGCAGAAAGTTAGATCTTGCCCACCAATTGTTCGACGAAATGTCCCACAGAGACATTGTCTCTTGGAATACCTTGATTTCCGGTTATGTGAACTCTGGTGATCTCGAGGCCTCATGGGGTGTCTTCACTTCCATGAGAAGGTGTGGACTTGCATTTGATGGCCACACATTTGGAAGCATGCTCAAAGGTGTTGCTTGTGATCGCGAGCTTGAGCTAGGGCGACAACTGCATTCTATTGTGATCAAGATGGGGTTTTCTGGGAATTTGTTCTCCGGTAGTGCCCTTCTTGACATGTATGCCAAGTGTGGGAGCATCAATGATGCACATGTTGTGTTCCAATGGATGCCAGAGCGAAACCATGTCTCATGGAATGCATTGATTGCAGGTTATTCACAAGTTGGTGATCATGGTATGTCATTTTGGGTGCTAAGGTGTATGGAACTTGAGGGTGTTGGGATTGATGATGGTACAATATCTCCTTTTTTGACATTGCTTGATGGTTTTGAGTTCTACAGTTTAGCTATGCAATTGCACGGTAAGATTGTAAAACATGGGCTGGAATCATTTAACGCTGTTTGCAATGCCATTATCACGGCATACGCAGAGTGTGGTTCTTTACTAGATGCTAAGAGAGTATTTGATGCTGCTACTGTGTGTCGTGATCTGGTTACTTGGAATTCTATGATTGCTGCTTACATGAAGCATCAGAAAGAAGATCTTGCTTTTAAAGTTTTCATTGATATGCAAAATTTTGGTTTTGTGCCTGATGTTTATACCTACACCGAGATTGTCAGTGCTTGTTCTGCACAAAATATCAAAAGCCATGGAAAATGTTTACATGGCTTGGTAATAAAACGAGGCTTTGAAAAATCTGTTCCAGTTTCAAATGCTTTGATTACCATGTATATTAGGATAAATAGCAGGTGCATGGAAGATGCCACTAAAATATTCTTTTCCATGGACCTAAAAGATTGTTGCACATGGAACTCCATTTTGGAAGGGTACTCACAGGTTGGTTCGAATGAAGATGTCTTGAGGTTATTTGTACAGATGAGATTTCTGGCTATACAGATTGACGACTATACTTTTTCTGCTGTTATCAGATCATGTTCAGATTTAGCTACTCTACAGTTAGGTCAACAAGTCCATGTCTTAGCTGTTAAAGTTGGTTTTGATACCAATAAATATGTTGCTAGTTCATTGATTTTCATGTATTCTAAATGTGGGGTCATAGAAGATGCTAGGAAATCCTTTGATGCTACCTCCAAAGACAATGCTATAGTCTGGAATTCAATCATATTCGGGCATGCACAGCATGGACAGGGCAGCGTTGCGCTTGATCTCTTTTACTtaatgagagagagaaaagtgaAACCTGATCATATAACATTTGTTGCAGTTCTAACTGCATGTAGTCATAGTGCACTGGTAGAAGAAGGCCGGAGCTTTATAAAGTCAATGGAGTTTGATTTTGGCATTCCACCACGAATGGAGCACTATGCTTGCGCAGTGGATCTCTATGGCCGAGCCAGGCATCTAGAGAAGGCGAAATCTCTGGTTGAGTCGATGCCCTTTGAACCCGATGCCATGGTTTTGAAGACTTTATTAGGTGCATGCAGAATTTGTGGGGATATCGAATTAGCTATTGGTGTTGCGAAAATTTTACTAGAGCTGGAGCCTGAGGATCATTGTACTTATGTTCTGCTTTCTGACATGTATGGAAGACTCAAGATGTGGGATGAAAAAGCTAGTGTGACTAGGCTGATGAGAGAAAGGGGAGTGAAAAAGGTTCCTGGTTGGAGTTGGATAGAAGTAAAAAATAAAGTGCATGCTTTCAATGCTGAAGATCACTCCCACCCCCAGTGTGATGAGATATACTTACTGCTACATCAATTAAAGGAGGAAACTAAGTTGTTCAATTATTTGGACAATCAAACTGTGTTAGTACCATCATGTTTAATATCACAAATTCTATAA